The following coding sequences are from one Salvia hispanica cultivar TCC Black 2014 chromosome 3, UniMelb_Shisp_WGS_1.0, whole genome shotgun sequence window:
- the LOC125212971 gene encoding U-box domain-containing protein 3, translating into MEAAMAEALLCGETEAQIAAARAIGNLNTMQKKRVAENGAISPLIMMLHAQHYDSIEASLFALLNLAFGSERNKLLIAEAGAIPALLKIIKWRNESLMELSLAALLILSSCSRNKLEIASSGAIQLLVELLDSLSQNVGGNQAKFDVVSTLHNLSTSPQIIPLIVACGGAIVLIRLVYESDKSSDLVEKAMALLESLVSSSQLALNQVSERDGAIEMVVEAVEEGTAVCREHAAGVLLAICKSSRETYRGLILREGAMPGLLQLSIDGTWLARKKAKALLLLLREDDDNGSLSASSSRGKHSKKAVFKEVMRKIDRAGTSLQMVEEMIAKLRT; encoded by the exons ATGGAGGCAGCCATGGCGGAAGCCCTTCTATGCGGCGAAACTGAAGCTCAGATTGCGGCGGCAAGAGCGATTGGGAACCTCAACACAATGCAGAAGAAGAGAGTAGCTGAAAACGGAGCTATTTCTCCGTTGATTATGATGCTCCACGCTCAACACTACGATTCAATTGAGGCTTCTCTGTTTGCTCTGCTCAATCTCGCCTTCGGAAGTGAAAG GAATAAGCTGCTGATAGCAGAGGCAGGGGCGATTCCGGCTCTGTTGAAGATCATTAAATGGCGGAACGAGAGCTTGATGGAGCTGTCGCTCGCGGCGCTGTTGATTCTCTCTTCCTGCTCTCGGAATAAGCTCGAGATCGCGTCGTCGGGGGCGATTCAGCTCCTCGTCGAGCTTCTGGATTCTCTCTCCCAAAACGTCGGTGGCAATCAGGCCAAATTCGACGTCGTATCGACATTGCACAATCTGTCCACATCTCCGCAGATAATCCCCTTGATCGTCGCCTGCGGCGGCGCAATCGTGCTGATCCGGTTGGTGTACGAGTCGGATAAGTCGTCGGATTTGGTGGAGAAGGCGATGGCCTTGCTCGAATCGCTCGTTTCTTCATCGCAGCTTGCTTTAAATCAg GTGAGTGAGAGGGACGGGGCGATCGAGATGGTGGTGGAGGCGGTGGAGGAGGGGACGGCCGTGTGTCGGGAGCATGCGGCGGGAGTTCTGCTGGCGATATGCAAGAGCAGCAGGGAGACGTATAGAGGGTTGATTTTGAGGGAAGGGGCGATGCCGGGGCTGTTGCAGTTGAGCATCGATGGTACATGGCTGGCTCGAAAGAAGGCTAAAGCATTGCTCTTGTTGCTTAGAGAAGACGACGACAATGGTTCGTTGTCAGCGTCTTCTTCGAGGGGAAAGCATTCCAAGAAAGCGGTGTTTAAAGAGGTGATGAGGAAGATTGATAGGGCTGGAACTTCTCTTCAGATGGTTGAGGAAATGATTGCCAAACTTAGGACATGA